GTGAGCAATATACTCTTCAATAAATTATCCATCAATCCTATTGATGATAGATCTACAAACTCATCAAGCTCCTGAGAATTTTACGCGATCTCCCTTCTTATCTTGGCCTTGATCTTTTTTGCATACTTGCCAGCCCAAACTTTGTGAATTCCCTGTGTAAGAATTTTctatccccaaaaaaaaattatcatgagataaaaggaaagaatagaaaataaaattataattttttttaaatagacgTCCAGCAATGCAAATCTATAAATCTATGCATCCCAACGTATGTTTATTTTCACAATTTCTCTTTTCTATGTTTATTTTCACAATTTCTCCTTTCTTTGTTTTGACACTTGATAGAGGCTGAAACTTGAAACAAAAGTAAGATAGAGGAGACCTACTTCTCACCAAAATTTGGGCCCCACCTGACCTACCAAGTTATAGATTCTGTGGCCTTTTAGTGGATAACTTAAGTATGCATTAACCCATAATACATCTCAATTCTCAAGAGATTGCATCAACACTTCAACTAATTACCATTTTTAAGACAATACAACAGTCCCCTATGTTTTCTTCTGTTCCTCTATacaacccaaaaagaaaaaagatcctGCATCACATGAGGGTAAAGTTGGTGCAAGTATTGGGTGGCACAGCTGCTATACAAAAATGGCCATTCATTATCACTTTTCTTCTCTATCCTTTCACCAGTCCATGATCGGCCAAAGCTGTCCACATATACATCCTCCTTAACCAGGGTCccaaaacccttgacaaaatgcTGAGATTAAGTAAATGGAGTTAATTGCCTCTTGCCGTGCAGCGTGCCTTGTCAAAGATAGGATTTCCTACTAGTTCTTTAGCCGAAGGCCGTCGTACTGGATCTGGATCTACCATTACCTGAATAGTGAAGcaataaaaattatatacatAATCAAAATGCCAATCGAAAAGGACATATAGTAgattgcactattgcaacatgttgatcacaggttcaaaacttggaaataaCCTCTCCTACGAAGTAGGGGGTTAAGTCTGCATACACAATGCCCCCTCCCAGACCTCACTGTAGtgagagccttgtgcactgggtatgatctttttttttaatcagaatGCGAATTGAAAGGACATATAGTAGATTGTGCGTGAGAGACAGTGAgagtgattgaagaaaaagaaagaaatcagcTCTGAAGTCTTTATTCAGAATGCTTGTTCACCATGGTATTGGTAGTCtgtatttataattttcttcGACAAATAAAAGGATAACAAAAGGCCACACTGCCAAGCATCAGGGATAATGGATCAAGATATGAGACAAAAGTCCAACCAAATGAGAGGGGAAATCATAGAAAACATGGGCAGTGAAGGTGGGCTGCTTGTCCCCAAGTACAAATCCAGTTAGCTGATCCACAAaagctattaaaaaaataacattGGAACCTCAGAAGTGTAAGCAATGCTAATGTCAATTGGATTTGGTTTCTTACCCTGAGTAAGTTCTGAAATTGAAGAGAGTGGCCTGGAAGCAGCGGGATTTTTCCCTCCCGAAGATTTAAAAACTGAGGCCCTGATCCTGGCAACGGGGATCCTTTGATAAGCTCATAAAAGGCAGCTCCCAAGGAGAAGATATCAACCTTATCAAGATGTTCATACATGTCATTCAGGATCTCTGGGGGCATGTAACGTGCATCACCTTCTTCAATTGGAAGGCTCCCATCGATGAGAGTTGCACAACCAAAATCACCAAGCTTGTAAACACCATTCTTGACATAAATATTATCAGGTTTTACATCTAAGTGAGCTATTCCTCGTTCATGTATGAATTGCAGTCCCTTGGCAATCTGTAGAAAACTTTATATTATATCAGGCAGAAATAAAGTGAAAAACATGAAATATCATAAAACAAGAAGTCACTGAATACAAatttaatacattttttttttggtagaaatgtaGAATACAAATTTAATGTATCACAACAAGACTAATGGTCAATTTTATCTGCTGCTAGCAGCCAATAGATGTATCATCCCACATATTCATACGTACCCGACTGTCCATTACCCAAAACCTTGATGCTAGAACTAGATCTATATAACATAGATATAAACCTCATAGAAGTTAGACCAAGTGCCACAGCAATTGAGAGGGGGTAGAAAAGCAGGATATCCAGTattagaagaggaggaagagcaAAGGCAAGTGAACCTGATGCATAGCTACCAAGACATCTCCTTCTGTGAATAGTGGAGAAGATTCACAGACGGATAGGCTGTGGTCACAAAGCTCCATCTGGATGTAGAGTTGCTCATTCTCAAACCAAGAATTGTAATACCCCACAATGTTTTCATGAGATCCTACAAAACGAATTGGCAACTCCAGTTAAGAAAATTTCTGCCAAAAGATATGGAGCAGAAAATAGGATTGAGACTCATTGCATACCTAAAGCTGCCAGAGCTTGAACTTCCATCAATGCTTGCCTCCTACAATTGTAACAACATGAGAAACTCACTATTACAATTCATGCTTGGGTATCTGACAAGAAGAGGAAATTTACCTCTCAGTATCCTGGTGCAACTGCCTTATGCTATGTTTTACTGCATACATGCAACCATCAATTCTCTTCAATACCTTGAAAACACGACTGAAGTTTCCACAGCCAATTTGCTGGAAAGAGAAACAGGCCAGTAATCACAATATGAAGGCAAAGCAATTCCCTGAAAccgagtgtgtgtgtgtgtgtgtgtgtgtctgtgtgagagagagagagagagagagagagaagaaaaagaagggaaactatggcaccgtttgacaacgttccgtttctttcgtttctacgttttcttgttctcagaaatggagaaacagcctaaaaagcgtttgataaacataaatcaaaatttatgcctatttacaattctagaaacgacttcaACGAAACAAGTccatcatttctagaaacgaatttgagagaaaaaaaaaaaaggctgttgtgcccgataaatctcaaaactatttaaacctaaaaagaggcaaccaaaccctctctcccttttggtcatccaatgatactattgggttttttagtggcattatgtctgcaaaaaaagtTTCGacaaacaggtttatcaaaccccaaaaaatccgtttttgtttccagaaacaagaaacaggtttatcaaacggtgcctatgATTAATCGATCagaaacactctctctctcaatgttcAGTGAATTCAGACACTACCTCAATTTCATGGAAATCTGCACGATAGCGAGAAAGCCCATCTCTACCAACAGCCGAGGGGAAAAAACCTGCATATCAGATACAGTACATAAGATAAAGTTATAGTTGAAATTTTTTGTCAGTTACATTGTTTCTTTATAAAATAAGTAACAAGAGGAATAGTTTCCAGGATGCATCACAAAACAAGCACAGAGTTCCTGCAGCTGTCTACAGAATTTTCTGATTATTTTAAAAATGGTATGAGTAATGTTCAGTATTTCGAATATCAAGTGAGAAACACGTGAAAACAAGA
This Macadamia integrifolia cultivar HAES 741 chromosome 10, SCU_Mint_v3, whole genome shotgun sequence DNA region includes the following protein-coding sequences:
- the LOC122090921 gene encoding wee1-like protein kinase yields the protein MKGKTLKRSRRERDRMEGATLAMPLLPHNQHISSSSNLFSRFHLRTVTESEQLEEVKEQEQQHHHHHHYSSCPLEENVDLDLDLNLNIDENDKDFILSQDFFCTPDYITPDGQQISNTLDVNKENIPCPKSPEKLKTAKSKKQRLEGFYVNQINSDLPCLPLVTDIASDAICSDELKTEKSFTDPPEKKHNYVPQSAVALRCRVMPPPCIRNPYLKESSETDLDPLGSRRSKSTGFFPSAVGRDGLSRYRADFHEIEQIGCGNFSRVFKVLKRIDGCMYAVKHSIRQLHQDTERRQALMEVQALAALGSHENIVGYYNSWFENEQLYIQMELCDHSLSVCESSPLFTEGDVLVAMHQIAKGLQFIHERGIAHLDVKPDNIYVKNGVYKLGDFGCATLIDGSLPIEEGDARYMPPEILNDMYEHLDKVDIFSLGAAFYELIKGSPLPGSGPQFLNLREGKIPLLPGHSLQFQNLLRVMVDPDPVRRPSAKELVGNPIFDKARCTARGN